A window of the Paenibacillus woosongensis genome harbors these coding sequences:
- a CDS encoding dynamin family protein, which translates to METLTIGRDQRLHDRLDQFLKLYESGKDLRACREIQDLTRKLEADELTLSFCGHFSAGKSSLINRLCGKQVLPSGPIPTTANVAAIRNGEPRAVLTRAEAENGDISETEEARSEQIELHLDQLDDYCRDGNTYSMISLWDDVPILGRHGVLLDTPGVDSNDAGHAMATNSALHLADVVFYVMDYNHVLSESNLSFAKRLADWGKPLYLVVNQIDKHRETELSFGKYRSSVEDAFELWGIVPAGVFYISLKELSHPLNMLSELEKTIASLFEIRESLLEFSIGCSLFHGAEQYLKRLKDADEEEQERLLEEVGGEEALLSLQEELSALERELTEQDGLIDRVRHDLTKELDGLLANAHLMTPDLREAAALYLESRKSGFKMGLLFHAGKTEREKERRRDLFLGKLREQVQAQVDWHVRDLLRRLGQNHGLWSAEWESRLEAELPQAEEEWIAGPAREGALLSGEYTLRYAADVAAGIAGRYRRAALAIADGLLAELAPRLSKAQHSLAAQREALLARSGAAGRLQALRAAAKERAARIHALLGERPSLPPGILPEVRDAAPGAPAAPQRPQAPAAAATAPPAAAVPASASDSAGAAAAAISGRQRLGEAAAVLSAAAEALAPYPAFGSGVRELRARADGLRGGRFTVALFGAFSAGKSSFANALLGAQVLPVSPHPTTAAINRILAPEGDMKHGQAAITFKSLEAMREDLAYSFEALQLGAWKEGSWRAEVNKLKAPDVPPSGRAHFSFLKAAAIGWEHNAARLGSREVTGLEQFAEYVAEESRACFVAGIDLYYSCPLTEQGIVIVDTPGADSIHARHTGVTFEYMKNSDALLYVTYYNHAFSRADRQFLGHLGRVKGSFALDKMFFIVNAADLASTPGELASVVEHVEGGLRAAGIEAPQIYPVSSIAALDAKRSADAAQLESSGFARFEAPFLRFISEDLAGLAVGAARHELQQFISRAEQWSETLAKSEEEREQLKVQLSLDRKRFLEELQLLANSDKEAEIAQETGELLFHVRRRLQFLAGDLFHEYFHPSLLQDDGGDMKRKFAASVKGWLAQLSIELEREVQATSLRLEKKCESLLAKEAEAWLVRLQHEIPALPALSIYATSAWLTPSVSEGSLEQGIKAVSYWSYFKNPKTFFEGGGKQRLREALEEPLSDSIKEAVQRFGRDLIEFYAQETSARFAAIAASLEAQWEEWESSVSGMPSATDSDESWKAVPQRLHALHQALL; encoded by the coding sequence ATGGAAACGTTGACAATTGGTCGGGATCAGCGGCTTCATGACCGACTTGACCAGTTCTTGAAGTTATATGAGTCAGGTAAAGACCTAAGAGCTTGCCGGGAAATTCAAGATTTAACAAGGAAGCTGGAAGCTGATGAATTAACGTTATCGTTCTGCGGACACTTCTCCGCAGGCAAGTCCAGTCTGATTAACAGGCTGTGCGGCAAGCAGGTGCTGCCGTCGGGGCCGATACCGACAACCGCCAATGTGGCCGCCATTCGCAATGGAGAGCCTCGGGCCGTCCTTACGCGGGCGGAGGCGGAAAACGGAGATATAAGCGAAACGGAGGAAGCACGTTCGGAGCAGATTGAGCTTCATCTTGATCAGCTGGATGACTATTGCCGGGACGGAAATACATATTCGATGATCTCCCTATGGGATGATGTTCCTATATTGGGGCGGCATGGCGTGCTGCTGGATACGCCTGGTGTCGATTCCAATGACGCTGGACACGCGATGGCTACCAATTCGGCGCTGCATCTAGCTGATGTCGTGTTCTACGTCATGGACTACAACCATGTTCTGTCGGAAAGCAATCTGTCGTTTGCCAAACGGCTGGCTGATTGGGGGAAACCTCTCTATCTCGTCGTAAATCAGATCGACAAGCACCGGGAAACTGAATTGTCGTTCGGAAAATACCGCAGCTCTGTGGAGGACGCCTTCGAGTTATGGGGAATCGTACCGGCAGGGGTGTTCTATATATCCCTGAAGGAGCTGTCCCATCCGTTAAATATGCTGAGCGAGCTGGAGAAGACGATTGCCTCCCTGTTTGAGATTCGGGAGAGTCTGCTCGAGTTCAGCATCGGCTGCTCGCTTTTCCATGGAGCGGAACAGTATTTGAAGCGGCTGAAGGATGCAGACGAGGAAGAACAGGAGCGGCTGCTTGAGGAAGTAGGCGGCGAGGAAGCCCTGTTAAGCCTACAGGAGGAATTGTCGGCGCTGGAGCGGGAGCTTACCGAGCAGGATGGCCTCATCGATCGGGTGCGCCATGATTTGACCAAGGAATTGGACGGTCTGCTGGCCAATGCGCATTTGATGACGCCTGATCTTCGGGAAGCTGCCGCACTGTATTTGGAAAGCCGCAAGTCCGGCTTTAAGATGGGTCTTTTGTTCCATGCCGGCAAGACGGAGCGCGAGAAGGAACGGAGGAGGGACCTCTTTCTAGGCAAGCTGCGGGAGCAGGTGCAAGCGCAGGTAGATTGGCATGTGCGCGATTTGCTGCGCCGTCTCGGGCAGAATCACGGGCTGTGGAGCGCGGAGTGGGAGAGCAGGCTGGAAGCGGAGCTTCCGCAGGCAGAGGAAGAGTGGATCGCCGGTCCTGCACGCGAAGGCGCGCTGCTCTCCGGCGAGTATACGCTTCGCTACGCCGCCGACGTAGCGGCCGGAATTGCCGGCCGCTACCGCCGCGCAGCCCTCGCGATCGCGGACGGGCTGCTCGCGGAGCTGGCGCCGCGCCTGAGCAAGGCGCAGCACAGCCTGGCCGCGCAGCGCGAGGCGCTGCTGGCGCGCTCCGGCGCCGCCGGGCGGCTGCAGGCGCTGCGCGCTGCCGCCAAGGAGCGAGCTGCGCGCATCCACGCGCTGCTCGGCGAGCGCCCGTCCCTCCCTCCCGGCATTCTGCCGGAGGTGAGGGACGCCGCGCCAGGGGCGCCGGCTGCGCCGCAGCGCCCACAGGCGCCCGCGGCGGCGGCCACGGCGCCGCCGGCGGCCGCGGTGCCCGCGAGCGCCAGCGACAGCGCTGGCGCAGCCGCTGCCGCGATAAGCGGGCGGCAGCGGCTGGGCGAAGCGGCCGCGGTGCTGAGCGCCGCCGCCGAGGCGCTGGCCCCTTACCCCGCCTTCGGGTCGGGGGTAAGGGAGCTGCGCGCCCGCGCGGACGGTCTTCGCGGCGGCCGCTTTACGGTCGCGCTGTTCGGGGCGTTCAGCGCGGGCAAATCCTCCTTCGCGAACGCGCTGCTCGGCGCTCAGGTGCTGCCGGTATCGCCGCATCCGACGACCGCGGCGATTAACCGCATCCTCGCGCCCGAAGGGGACATGAAGCATGGCCAGGCGGCCATCACCTTCAAGTCTCTGGAAGCGATGCGCGAGGATCTGGCATACTCCTTCGAGGCGCTGCAGCTCGGAGCGTGGAAAGAAGGAAGCTGGAGAGCCGAAGTGAATAAACTGAAGGCACCGGACGTGCCGCCTTCCGGGAGGGCTCATTTCAGCTTCCTGAAAGCGGCGGCAATCGGCTGGGAGCACAACGCTGCAAGACTTGGCAGCCGTGAGGTCACGGGACTGGAACAATTCGCCGAGTATGTGGCGGAAGAGAGCCGCGCCTGCTTCGTAGCGGGCATTGACCTGTATTACTCCTGTCCGCTCACCGAGCAGGGGATTGTGATCGTGGATACTCCAGGGGCGGATTCCATTCATGCCCGGCACACCGGAGTCACCTTTGAATATATGAAAAATAGCGATGCATTGCTGTACGTTACCTACTACAACCATGCCTTTTCCCGTGCGGACCGCCAGTTTTTGGGCCACCTGGGCCGGGTGAAGGGCAGCTTTGCGCTCGATAAAATGTTCTTCATCGTTAACGCGGCGGATTTGGCGTCAACGCCGGGAGAGCTCGCAAGCGTAGTCGAACACGTAGAGGGAGGACTGCGGGCCGCAGGCATCGAGGCTCCGCAAATTTATCCCGTGTCCAGCATCGCTGCGCTGGATGCGAAGCGCAGCGCGGATGCGGCGCAGCTCGAAAGTTCGGGCTTCGCCCGGTTCGAGGCCCCGTTCCTTCGCTTTATTAGCGAGGACTTGGCGGGTCTCGCCGTAGGTGCGGCCCGCCATGAGCTGCAGCAGTTCATCTCGCGGGCGGAGCAGTGGAGCGAGACGCTGGCCAAAAGCGAAGAGGAACGCGAGCAGCTTAAGGTTCAGTTATCGCTGGACCGCAAGCGTTTCTTAGAAGAGCTTCAATTGCTGGCAAACAGCGATAAAGAGGCCGAAATCGCGCAGGAAACCGGAGAACTGTTGTTCCATGTGCGCAGAAGGCTGCAGTTTCTTGCCGGTGATTTATTCCATGAATATTTCCACCCTTCGCTTCTCCAGGATGACGGAGGGGATATGAAGCGGAAATTCGCGGCTTCAGTCAAGGGCTGGCTGGCTCAGCTAAGCATAGAGCTTGAACGCGAAGTTCAGGCAACCTCCCTGCGGCTGGAGAAGAAATGCGAGTCGCTGCTGGCGAAAGAAGCCGAGGCTTGGCTCGTAAGGCTGCAGCACGAAATTCCGGCGCTGCCGGCGCTGTCGATTTATGCAACCTCTGCCTGGCTGACTCCAAGCGTTTCCGAGGGAAGTCTGGAGCAAGGCATTAAGGCAGTTTCATATTGGAGTTATTTCAAAAATCCAAAGACTTTCTTTGAAGGAGGGGGTAAGCAAAGATTGCGCGAGGCTCTGGAGGAGCCGCTCAGCGATAGCATCAAAGAGGCGGTGCAGCGCTTTGGCCGCGATCTGATCGAATTTTACGCGCAGGAGACTTCGGCGAGATTTGCGGCGATCGCAGCGTCGCTCGAAGCGCAGTGGGAAGAATGGGAGAGCAGCGTTTCCGGCATGCCTTCAGCCACGGATTCAGATGAATCGTGGAAGGCCGTACCGCAGCGTCTTCATGCACTTCATCAGGCATTGCTTTGA
- a CDS encoding NAD/NADP transhydrogenase alpha subunit translates to MKCISVYTDSFEQFSDMFEQVIEIDLQENDEREVEGVTVSDSGEVPSHYLERMAAKPEVVVMKDKEKGITILQHGKVFEILIPSEADSLEAPSV, encoded by the coding sequence ATGAAATGTATTTCTGTGTACACCGATAGTTTTGAACAATTCTCCGATATGTTCGAGCAGGTCATCGAAATCGACTTGCAGGAGAATGACGAGCGCGAGGTTGAAGGCGTGACTGTCAGCGACTCCGGCGAAGTGCCGAGCCATTACTTGGAGCGCATGGCGGCCAAACCTGAAGTGGTCGTAATGAAGGATAAGGAGAAAGGAATCACCATATTACAGCATGGCAAAGTGTTTGAAATTCTAATTCCATCCGAGGCCGATTCGCTCGAAGCGCCTTCGGTGTAA
- the nth gene encoding endonuclease III codes for MNAAGVRHILDCIGAMFPDAHCELRHSNAFELTIAVLLSAQCTDATVNKVTEDLFQKYKTPGDYLAVPLEELEQDIRRIGLFRSKAKHIQNLCRILIEQYDGEVPREHAELVKLPGVGRKTANVVVSNAFGVPAIAVDTHVERVSKRLGLAGWNDSVLEVEKKLMKRVPKEEWTITHHRLIFFGRYHCKAQNPQCEICPLLDVCREGKKRMKKSPVRKDREK; via the coding sequence ATGAATGCCGCGGGTGTCCGTCATATTCTGGACTGCATCGGCGCTATGTTTCCGGATGCGCACTGTGAGCTCCGCCACAGCAATGCGTTTGAATTGACGATTGCCGTGCTGCTGTCGGCACAGTGTACCGACGCAACCGTAAACAAGGTGACGGAAGATTTATTTCAGAAATACAAGACGCCGGGAGATTATCTTGCCGTTCCGCTCGAAGAGCTGGAGCAGGATATCCGGCGCATCGGACTATTTCGGAGTAAAGCCAAGCATATTCAGAATTTATGCCGGATTCTCATTGAACAGTACGACGGGGAGGTTCCTCGCGAGCATGCCGAGCTGGTGAAGCTTCCGGGCGTGGGCCGCAAGACGGCCAATGTGGTTGTTTCGAACGCCTTCGGCGTCCCGGCGATCGCCGTCGATACGCATGTGGAACGGGTCAGCAAGCGGCTGGGACTGGCAGGCTGGAACGATTCCGTGCTTGAAGTCGAGAAGAAGCTGATGAAGCGAGTGCCCAAGGAAGAATGGACGATTACCCATCATCGGCTGATCTTTTTCGGAAGATATCATTGCAAGGCCCAGAATCCGCAGTGCGAGATTTGTCCGCTGCTGGATGTTTGCCGGGAAGGCAAAAAACGTATGAAAAAGTCACCGGTCAGAAAAGATAGAGAGAAGTGA
- a CDS encoding S-layer homology domain-containing protein, with amino-acid sequence MSSFKRTYRRNSKKAVSAMLAAAICLSGSAAVFADEPAESSANLGTGTNITNTSNTAFSLFSDVQNGFWAEKYIYKLAAEGIIVGDAGKFRPSDSVTQQEAITMAIRFMNLSAEVGSGDTVPAELQISGYAKPYVELALKKNLIDKDEELAILKEKESWGQKKASREWVAKVLIRALGKDEEAKALGTAATGFADHDKITSSVRGYVNLAAKLDITKGIEGNKFDPQGNVTRAQIATFFGKGAEHLDANYSNVYEGIVTELTDSKLTLYVDNQLKSFVLDNRSVYFTKDSQLKISKQDLKPYTKVLAIDKIGSAAYVEIIDGNQQLESTEGTLLRILNGNRILMLVNNDSVEYTFDDTTAFLDQNGNKVAASSLTPESTIIVQRETYTAARKPVLVQVKSALVSKSGTGTIESVDVTGKKITIRDTSGTVETYAVDETTILLYQSQKLNSLSELQANSAIKYSVKNSVLDSLEVTQSIERTVKGTLLGLDQNGRLLTYSNASGYPEVKLLAEKPEIIVGGIKDATFDDLIADLNGGDKVELTLDAEERVTKIVVQGRQSEQMPAATVVNYDSKSKTLTVLDANAKPHVFVLDEKTKVEYNSNQPTLAGMESVLNKDRKINVTYIGSRALSVQMIYKYEGTFVSVNTAEKKITLLTSDNKTIALPYQGTAPTIELYGKSATLSDVKVGDPVVAMLSTNQDAVQTLAVKSSAQFVVSSVDTSYSRIRAVNSNNGLTESFYVDQAILTDENGNPIRVNNIQSGQTINVAFHGHKAVSLQVVKLTLGSVQNIDASTLTVKTFTGGTESFPLSGSVKVVRGTSVTTGTGGLASADRVEVRKDSDGTLIVKVLTSLERKFSRYDASARELVVKRATIADDKYRFFVNADTYVHQGDTTISVQSLKDDDKIVLYFNGDRLVEIEKQ; translated from the coding sequence ATGTCATCATTTAAACGCACTTATAGACGTAATTCCAAAAAGGCGGTATCGGCCATGCTGGCTGCCGCAATCTGCCTGAGCGGCAGCGCAGCCGTTTTTGCGGACGAGCCGGCAGAGTCTTCTGCCAATTTGGGAACGGGAACAAATATTACGAACACGTCAAATACGGCATTTTCCTTGTTTAGCGACGTACAGAATGGCTTTTGGGCCGAGAAATATATTTACAAGCTAGCTGCGGAGGGCATCATTGTTGGGGATGCCGGCAAGTTCCGTCCGAGCGATAGCGTTACGCAGCAGGAAGCCATTACGATGGCGATTCGCTTTATGAATTTAAGCGCTGAAGTCGGCAGCGGAGATACGGTTCCTGCCGAGCTGCAAATCAGCGGTTACGCGAAACCTTATGTCGAGCTGGCTTTGAAGAAGAATCTGATCGATAAAGATGAAGAGCTGGCTATTTTAAAGGAGAAGGAGTCCTGGGGACAGAAAAAAGCGTCCCGCGAATGGGTAGCTAAAGTTCTTATCCGCGCCCTAGGCAAAGACGAGGAGGCCAAAGCACTGGGTACAGCGGCAACTGGCTTTGCGGACCACGACAAAATTACCTCTTCGGTTAGAGGTTATGTGAATCTGGCCGCCAAATTGGATATTACGAAAGGGATTGAAGGCAATAAATTCGATCCGCAGGGCAATGTGACACGGGCACAAATCGCGACCTTCTTCGGTAAAGGCGCGGAGCATTTAGACGCCAATTATTCGAACGTTTACGAGGGGATCGTGACCGAACTGACCGACAGCAAGCTGACCTTGTACGTGGATAATCAGCTGAAGAGCTTCGTTCTCGATAACCGCAGCGTATACTTCACCAAGGATTCGCAATTAAAGATTTCGAAGCAAGATTTAAAGCCTTACACGAAGGTGCTGGCGATCGATAAAATTGGTTCGGCGGCGTACGTCGAAATCATTGACGGGAATCAGCAGCTGGAGAGTACGGAGGGCACCCTGCTTCGGATTCTGAACGGCAATCGGATATTGATGCTCGTAAATAACGATTCCGTGGAATATACATTTGACGATACAACTGCGTTCCTGGATCAGAACGGCAATAAAGTGGCAGCCAGCAGCTTGACTCCAGAGAGCACGATCATCGTACAGCGGGAGACTTATACTGCGGCGAGAAAGCCGGTGCTTGTTCAAGTGAAATCGGCCCTGGTCAGCAAATCGGGTACTGGCACAATTGAATCTGTCGATGTGACCGGCAAGAAAATAACGATTCGCGATACCTCAGGCACGGTCGAGACCTATGCAGTGGACGAGACGACGATTCTGCTGTACCAAAGCCAGAAGCTGAACAGCCTCAGCGAATTGCAAGCCAATTCGGCCATTAAATATTCGGTGAAGAACAGTGTGCTGGATTCCCTTGAGGTGACGCAAAGCATCGAGCGAACGGTCAAAGGGACGCTGCTTGGATTGGATCAGAACGGACGCTTGTTGACCTACAGCAATGCCAGCGGATATCCTGAAGTGAAGCTGTTAGCGGAGAAACCGGAAATTATCGTCGGCGGCATTAAAGACGCTACATTTGACGATCTGATTGCTGATTTGAACGGCGGCGATAAGGTCGAGCTGACACTGGATGCTGAGGAGCGGGTGACGAAGATCGTGGTGCAAGGCCGCCAGTCCGAGCAAATGCCGGCCGCTACGGTCGTGAACTACGATAGCAAGTCGAAGACGCTGACGGTGCTGGATGCGAATGCGAAGCCGCACGTATTTGTTTTGGATGAGAAGACGAAGGTGGAATACAACTCCAACCAGCCGACCCTTGCGGGTATGGAATCTGTCCTGAACAAAGACCGGAAAATTAATGTGACTTATATCGGCAGCCGGGCGCTAAGCGTGCAAATGATTTATAAATATGAAGGCACCTTCGTGTCTGTAAATACGGCGGAGAAGAAGATTACCCTGCTGACATCCGACAACAAAACAATTGCACTGCCTTACCAGGGAACCGCTCCTACGATTGAATTGTACGGCAAAAGCGCAACACTGAGCGATGTAAAAGTCGGCGATCCTGTAGTTGCTATGCTAAGTACGAACCAGGATGCGGTTCAGACGCTGGCTGTAAAGTCTTCCGCTCAATTCGTGGTCAGCTCGGTAGATACGTCCTATAGCCGCATCAGAGCGGTAAACAGCAATAACGGGCTTACGGAAAGCTTCTACGTCGATCAGGCGATTCTGACGGATGAGAACGGCAATCCGATCAGGGTGAACAATATTCAAAGCGGCCAAACGATCAACGTGGCATTTCATGGGCATAAGGCGGTTTCGCTGCAGGTTGTCAAATTGACGCTGGGCAGCGTGCAAAATATCGACGCCTCTACCTTAACGGTCAAAACCTTTACCGGCGGAACCGAATCGTTCCCGCTATCGGGCAGTGTCAAAGTTGTTCGTGGAACGTCCGTAACTACGGGGACAGGCGGACTAGCATCAGCGGATCGTGTGGAGGTACGCAAAGACAGTGACGGTACCCTTATCGTCAAGGTTCTGACTTCGCTAGAGCGGAAATTCTCCCGCTATGATGCAAGTGCTAGAGAGCTTGTTGTTAAAAGAGCGACCATCGCGGATGACAAATATCGCTTTTTTGTAAACGCGGATACGTATGTTCACCAAGGTGATACGACGATTTCCGTGCAATCTCTGAAAGATGATGATAAAATTGTTTTGTATTTCAATGGTGACAGACTCGTTGAAATCGAAAAACAATAA
- a CDS encoding GerMN domain-containing protein, with amino-acid sequence MNRKLWIIGVLVLLLAVTAGCGQKPNALVEGEQVNQENQGNAGNSVDGTAIQEPPSNPVAHGAGDSHHSSPEEQANTMVIQAYFTDDQLNELFPESKEITYSADAEKYMQTLKALQQSETPGLLPLWEKVNFKQAVFEGGKLTVDLTLPDEARLGAGGEALAVESLTKALFQFEEVQSIEILVDGQQADTLMGHVELEHPILRK; translated from the coding sequence ATGAACAGAAAACTATGGATCATCGGCGTTTTGGTGCTTCTGCTTGCCGTAACCGCGGGATGCGGCCAAAAGCCAAATGCGCTCGTAGAAGGTGAGCAAGTAAACCAAGAAAATCAAGGAAATGCCGGCAATAGTGTAGACGGAACGGCGATTCAAGAACCGCCGAGCAATCCCGTTGCTCATGGCGCAGGCGATTCACACCATAGCTCCCCGGAGGAGCAAGCCAACACGATGGTTATTCAGGCATATTTCACGGATGATCAGCTGAACGAACTGTTTCCAGAGAGCAAGGAAATTACGTATAGTGCCGATGCCGAGAAATATATGCAGACTTTAAAGGCGCTGCAGCAAAGCGAGACTCCTGGTCTGCTGCCGCTTTGGGAAAAGGTGAATTTCAAGCAGGCTGTATTTGAAGGCGGGAAGCTGACTGTCGATTTAACTCTGCCAGACGAGGCCCGGCTTGGAGCTGGCGGCGAAGCTCTCGCCGTGGAGTCGCTGACGAAGGCGTTATTCCAGTTCGAAGAAGTGCAATCCATAGAAATTCTGGTGGATGGCCAGCAGGCAGACACATTGATGGGCCATGTCGAATTAGAGCATCCTATTCTAAGAAAATAG
- a CDS encoding N-acetylmuramoyl-L-alanine amidase family protein → MRRIGFLVFILVCIFAFPTIGQAAGGGTSIYLNGEALNLPKNGQVQNVKGNVMIPIRVVMEELGFDVDWEKGTRTVTIKQSDTTIKLVLNQASATVNGKKLALGIAPILKEDTTLVPLRFVSEQMGLTVGWDNATKTVYLITPDHGSGNGIEGNTGNTGSDSGSPGNGSGIPVPEQQNLAGVKGIGFDANRLIIAVDKNVTPDVFRLTGPDRIVIDIPNARFDESFSSNHSLDAFQTGFMDINDYPDVTKIRYSQFSDNPSTIRIVMDLSGARNYSLLNANDGYVIIDLNVDQSYPSKGSGKPLVVIDAGHGGTDPGAISVTKKKEKDLNLSIVKKVEALLKKETQLDYVLTRSTDVYVTLQDRAKLANNLNADVFVSIHANSGSATASGVETYYTRQESVPFANVMHKYLVKSSGLSDRKVRAKSLHVTRETTMPAVLLEVGYLSNKSDEALLYTEKFQNSVAQGVVDGIKEYLGLK, encoded by the coding sequence ATGAGAAGAATTGGTTTTTTGGTATTCATACTCGTATGTATTTTCGCTTTTCCCACAATAGGACAAGCTGCCGGAGGAGGCACTAGCATCTATTTGAACGGAGAAGCGCTGAACTTGCCGAAGAACGGCCAGGTTCAGAATGTGAAAGGCAATGTGATGATTCCGATTCGTGTCGTCATGGAGGAGCTGGGTTTTGACGTCGATTGGGAAAAAGGGACGCGCACGGTAACTATAAAGCAAAGCGATACAACGATTAAGCTGGTTTTGAATCAGGCAAGTGCTACGGTGAATGGCAAGAAGCTGGCCCTTGGCATTGCTCCGATACTGAAAGAGGATACGACGCTAGTGCCGCTTCGTTTTGTTAGTGAACAAATGGGTCTTACTGTAGGCTGGGACAACGCTACGAAGACGGTATATTTAATTACCCCGGATCATGGAAGCGGAAACGGAATAGAAGGAAACACTGGCAACACCGGTTCAGACAGCGGAAGTCCAGGGAACGGTTCCGGCATTCCTGTGCCGGAACAACAAAATTTGGCGGGTGTAAAAGGCATCGGTTTTGATGCCAATCGCCTGATTATTGCGGTAGACAAAAACGTAACCCCCGATGTATTTCGCTTGACGGGACCAGACCGGATCGTCATCGATATACCAAATGCCCGCTTTGATGAATCATTTTCAAGCAATCATTCACTGGATGCATTCCAGACCGGATTCATGGACATTAACGATTATCCGGATGTAACCAAAATCCGCTACTCGCAGTTCAGCGATAATCCTTCAACGATAAGGATTGTCATGGATTTGTCAGGTGCAAGGAACTATTCTTTGCTGAATGCAAACGACGGTTATGTCATCATTGATTTGAATGTGGATCAGAGCTATCCATCGAAAGGCAGCGGCAAACCGCTGGTCGTCATCGATGCGGGGCATGGAGGTACAGATCCGGGCGCCATCAGCGTAACGAAGAAGAAAGAGAAGGATCTTAACCTCTCTATCGTCAAGAAAGTCGAAGCGTTATTGAAGAAAGAAACGCAGCTGGACTATGTGCTTACGCGCAGTACAGATGTGTACGTGACGCTGCAAGACCGGGCCAAACTGGCTAACAATCTGAATGCCGACGTATTCGTATCCATTCATGCCAATAGCGGATCGGCGACGGCCAGCGGCGTAGAAACATATTATACGCGGCAAGAAAGCGTGCCATTTGCAAATGTCATGCATAAATATCTGGTCAAGTCCTCCGGTCTGTCCGATCGGAAAGTACGGGCAAAGAGTCTGCACGTTACCCGAGAAACAACAATGCCAGCGGTGCTGCTGGAAGTTGGTTATTTAAGCAATAAGAGCGATGAGGCCCTGCTGTATACGGAGAAATTCCAGAACAGCGTAGCCCAGGGCGTTGTCGACGGAATCAAAGAGTATTTGGGTTTAAAATAG
- a CDS encoding GerMN domain-containing protein, with protein sequence MKKLVMAGTVLVLAAALAGCGQKPQAAPEGEQQPAQVTEPNVSQGSGQNNTQVEEPNLQTLQVELYFTDDDLMELTKVQREIRFEQNEDKYAEAFKQLQVSENGLFSLWEKAILNKVTFTDGELHIDIGLPDEARLGSGGEVLAIDSLKATMFQFDEVRSLELTVGGEQVESLMGHVELDHPMTR encoded by the coding sequence TTGAAAAAGCTTGTTATGGCTGGAACTGTGCTTGTGCTTGCGGCCGCGCTTGCCGGATGCGGGCAGAAGCCCCAAGCTGCTCCGGAAGGAGAGCAGCAGCCGGCTCAAGTAACCGAACCTAATGTTTCCCAAGGGTCAGGACAGAATAATACACAGGTTGAGGAGCCGAATCTGCAAACCTTGCAAGTAGAATTGTATTTTACGGATGATGATCTCATGGAGCTGACGAAGGTGCAGCGCGAGATCCGATTCGAGCAAAATGAGGACAAGTATGCCGAAGCTTTTAAGCAGCTTCAGGTTTCTGAAAACGGCTTGTTCTCACTATGGGAGAAGGCCATTTTAAACAAAGTTACCTTTACGGACGGGGAGCTCCATATTGATATCGGGCTGCCTGACGAGGCCCGTCTTGGCTCGGGCGGCGAAGTACTGGCTATCGATTCACTGAAAGCGACGATGTTCCAATTCGATGAGGTTCGGAGCCTGGAGCTTACGGTCGGTGGAGAACAGGTAGAAAGTCTCATGGGGCATGTGGAACTCGACCATCCGATGACTCGTTAA